The following proteins are co-located in the Mesorhizobium sp. M1E.F.Ca.ET.045.02.1.1 genome:
- a CDS encoding ABC transporter permease: protein MASKKFLLDNVVWILIVVFSILAGFLNPFFLSEGNLQNVLVQATTLGVLVLAVSFTLLIGEIDLSVVGNLVFSSMVGAYAMQQFGVHWTLAVLITIAAGVFVGLLNGYFVAYLRMNSLIATLAMGLFLQGAVLGATQARTMVVTDEGYSYIGSATIGNWPVMPIALFVAYLLAHVVLAYSAWGRNLYATGGNRRAANAAGINVKRARLGAFTASGFLAGLAGFLYTSYLGGVSVTVGSTTLLYAVAAPVIGGVSLFGGRGRVIGMLGGTLLITVIQTGLQLINVSAYYIQMIGGAMILLAIAVDAFRIRSEERGVV from the coding sequence ATGGCCAGCAAGAAATTCCTTCTCGACAATGTGGTCTGGATCCTGATCGTCGTGTTCAGCATCCTTGCCGGTTTCCTCAATCCGTTCTTCCTCTCGGAAGGCAATCTGCAGAACGTGCTGGTGCAGGCGACCACGCTGGGCGTCCTTGTGCTTGCGGTTTCCTTCACGCTTCTGATCGGCGAGATCGACCTGTCCGTGGTCGGCAATCTCGTCTTCTCGAGCATGGTCGGCGCCTATGCCATGCAGCAGTTCGGCGTCCACTGGACGCTTGCCGTCCTCATCACCATCGCCGCCGGCGTGTTTGTCGGCCTGCTCAACGGCTACTTCGTCGCTTATCTGCGCATGAACTCGCTGATCGCGACGCTGGCGATGGGGCTTTTCCTGCAAGGGGCGGTGCTCGGCGCCACGCAGGCGCGCACCATGGTCGTCACCGACGAAGGCTACAGCTACATAGGCAGCGCCACCATCGGCAACTGGCCGGTGATGCCGATCGCGCTGTTCGTCGCCTATCTCCTGGCCCATGTCGTGCTTGCCTATTCGGCCTGGGGGCGGAACCTCTACGCCACCGGCGGCAACCGCCGGGCGGCCAACGCCGCCGGCATCAACGTCAAGCGCGCAAGGCTCGGCGCCTTCACCGCCTCGGGCTTCCTCGCGGGGCTCGCCGGCTTCCTCTACACCTCCTATCTTGGCGGCGTTAGCGTCACCGTCGGCAGCACGACGCTGCTCTATGCCGTGGCGGCACCCGTCATCGGCGGCGTCTCGCTGTTCGGCGGGCGCGGCCGCGTCATCGGCATGCTCGGCGGCACGCTGCTCATCACCGTCATCCAGACCGGCCTGCAGCTCATCAATGTCTCGGCCTATTATATCCAGATGATCGGCGGAGCGATGATCCTGCTCGCGATCGCCGTCGACGCCTTCCGCATCAGAAGCGAGGAGCGCGGCGTCGTTTGA
- a CDS encoding sugar ABC transporter ATP-binding protein, whose product MNVAEGTIVPDSLAPDNAGAVLTVDNVFKRFGPLAVLDGVSLTVSKGAIHGLLGKNGAGKSTLSNIIAGLLHHDGGSILLAGEDVSALPLTARRKRGLHLLSQHSEIFEDLSIGENLLLPELPRRFGLTDWAALHRLAARQLESHGMPVDPRRRAGDLGASDRRRLAIIKAVAAEASLIILDEPTAGLAAAERLHLLEWVESLTERGTSFIYISHHNDEVRQLCSEYTVLRDGKVTASGKAAELSADAMARVITGADVAEFHRSRENYSAAIALRGLSFPGGGPVDLTIGRGEIVGLVGLLGEGPQELMRALGGLLPIEAGAVIIDGREARLGLPGQSLDSGIAYLTHDRIGEGLVGSMSVTENLNLGNWPRSLGWLVSGAGMSRRMREARGAMDIVMGSGGQEIGELSGGNQQKVLLGRLLERKPRLLLLDEPTVGVDVAAKEQIHRLIDDATKKGVSVLLLAQDPEEMQRLVDRVVIFSRGRIARTLQGAEITIDAIAEARTAR is encoded by the coding sequence ATGAATGTCGCCGAAGGCACGATCGTGCCCGATAGTCTTGCGCCGGACAACGCCGGTGCTGTCCTGACCGTCGACAACGTCTTCAAGCGCTTCGGCCCGCTTGCGGTGTTGGACGGCGTCTCGCTGACCGTCTCGAAAGGGGCGATCCATGGCCTGCTCGGCAAGAATGGCGCCGGCAAGTCGACGCTGTCCAACATCATCGCCGGCCTCTTGCACCATGACGGCGGTTCGATCCTGTTGGCCGGCGAGGACGTATCGGCCCTGCCGCTGACGGCGCGCAGGAAGCGCGGGCTCCATCTTCTCTCCCAGCATTCGGAGATCTTCGAGGACCTTTCGATCGGCGAGAACCTTCTGCTGCCGGAATTGCCGAGGCGCTTCGGCCTGACCGACTGGGCAGCGCTTCATCGCCTGGCGGCGCGCCAGCTCGAAAGCCACGGCATGCCGGTCGACCCGCGGCGGCGCGCCGGCGACCTCGGCGCCAGCGACAGGCGCAGGCTCGCCATCATCAAGGCGGTCGCGGCCGAAGCCTCGCTGATCATCCTCGACGAGCCGACGGCGGGCCTGGCCGCGGCGGAACGGCTGCATCTTCTCGAATGGGTAGAAAGCCTCACCGAAAGAGGCACATCCTTCATCTACATCTCGCACCACAATGACGAGGTGCGGCAGCTTTGTTCGGAATACACGGTCCTGCGTGACGGCAAGGTCACCGCCAGCGGCAAGGCGGCAGAGCTTTCGGCCGACGCCATGGCGCGCGTCATCACCGGCGCCGATGTCGCCGAGTTCCACCGCAGCCGCGAGAACTACTCCGCCGCCATCGCGCTCCGCGGGCTTTCCTTTCCCGGCGGCGGACCGGTCGACCTGACGATCGGCCGTGGCGAGATCGTCGGCCTCGTCGGTCTGCTCGGCGAAGGGCCGCAGGAACTGATGCGGGCGCTCGGCGGTCTGCTTCCCATCGAAGCCGGCGCCGTCATCATCGATGGGCGGGAGGCGCGTCTCGGCTTGCCGGGGCAGAGTCTCGACTCGGGCATCGCCTATCTCACCCACGACCGCATCGGCGAAGGTCTGGTCGGCTCGATGTCGGTGACCGAGAATCTCAACCTCGGCAATTGGCCGCGGTCGCTCGGCTGGCTGGTCAGCGGCGCCGGTATGAGCCGCCGCATGCGCGAGGCGCGCGGCGCCATGGATATCGTCATGGGCAGCGGCGGCCAGGAGATCGGCGAACTGTCCGGCGGCAACCAGCAGAAGGTGCTGCTCGGCCGGCTGCTGGAACGCAAGCCAAGGCTGCTTCTGCTCGACGAGCCGACCGTCGGCGTCGATGTCGCCGCCAAGGAACAGATCCACCGCCTGATCGACGATGCGACGAAGAAGGGCGTCAGCGTGCTGCTGCTCGCCCAGGACCCGGAAGAGATGCAGCGCCTCGTCGACCGCGTGGTGATCTTCTCCAGGGGTCGTATCGCGCGCACGCTGCAGGGCGCCGAGATAACCATCGACGCGATCGCCGAAGCGAGAACGGCGCGATGA
- a CDS encoding sugar ABC transporter substrate-binding protein has protein sequence MGSETKSFMMNRRTLLQGAAATAGGLLLASGERAAAQGAASKIVAWETGYLGFFFFVVLQEALKRKVESLGLEFVGKDANGDANAQVNDWNSLLLQKPRYLISDALDSELLIPLAKKATSLGVPLGMVDTVLTGGEVAASVTFDNKQSGVMAAEKTAELLTKKHGSPKGSVLNNYGSLTAVALRDRKDGFEDTLKSKYPNIEIISRPQNNQHEQALAVVSATLRERPDLDAIHMPTDIFVVDARKALETQKRLFPVGHEKHIILTSIDASPNALEWVKAGEIDADIAQDPIAYVEIVVDLLEEYTLKGKPVPTGPYENKKYFWEKGTIADSPCGPLLTIPPYFLTKENADDPRHWANVVTQVWKMQQNAG, from the coding sequence ATGGGTTCCGAAACCAAGAGCTTTATGATGAACCGCCGCACGCTTTTGCAGGGTGCGGCAGCCACCGCCGGCGGCCTGTTGCTGGCGAGTGGCGAGCGCGCTGCGGCGCAAGGCGCGGCCTCCAAAATTGTGGCCTGGGAGACCGGCTATCTCGGGTTCTTCTTCTTCGTCGTGCTGCAGGAGGCGCTGAAGCGCAAGGTCGAAAGCCTCGGCCTGGAGTTCGTCGGCAAGGACGCCAATGGCGATGCCAACGCGCAGGTCAACGACTGGAACAGCCTTCTGTTGCAGAAGCCGCGCTACCTCATTTCCGACGCACTGGACTCGGAACTGCTCATCCCGCTGGCCAAGAAGGCGACGTCGCTTGGCGTGCCGCTCGGCATGGTCGACACCGTGCTCACCGGCGGCGAGGTGGCCGCCTCCGTCACCTTCGACAACAAGCAGTCGGGCGTCATGGCGGCCGAGAAGACCGCTGAGCTTTTGACCAAGAAACATGGCTCGCCGAAGGGCAGCGTGCTCAACAATTACGGCTCGCTGACGGCGGTCGCGCTGCGCGACCGCAAGGACGGTTTCGAGGACACGCTGAAGAGCAAATACCCCAACATCGAGATCATCTCGCGGCCGCAGAACAACCAGCATGAGCAGGCGCTCGCCGTGGTCTCGGCGACGCTGCGCGAGCGGCCGGACCTCGACGCCATCCACATGCCGACCGACATCTTCGTCGTCGATGCGCGAAAGGCGCTCGAAACGCAGAAGCGGCTGTTCCCGGTCGGCCACGAGAAGCACATCATCCTGACCAGCATCGATGCCTCGCCGAACGCGCTGGAATGGGTGAAGGCCGGCGAGATCGACGCCGATATCGCGCAGGACCCGATCGCCTATGTCGAGATCGTCGTCGACCTGCTGGAAGAATACACGCTGAAGGGCAAACCGGTCCCGACCGGACCCTACGAGAACAAGAAGTATTTCTGGGAGAAGGGCACGATCGCCGACAGCCCGTGCGGCCCGCTGCTGACCATCCCGCCCTACTTCCTCACCAAGGAGAACGCCGACGACCCGCGCCACTGGGCCAATGTCGTGACCCAGGTGTGGAAGATGCAGCAGAACGCCGGCTGA
- a CDS encoding SGNH/GDSL hydrolase family protein produces the protein MEHWIGTWSASPMNVWPGDAVLYGFHQQTVRQVLRVSKGGERLRLRLSNEYGASPIRIGAATVALAAKEGAVDAATIRHVTFGGERQADLAPGAPLLSDPIELKVPDLGQIAISLYFPDFAPIETYHYEAQQTAYISEFGDFAEAPELPVQQTSTSRYFLSAVLVESGPGSGSLVCLGDSITDGFGSSIDGNARWPDRLAERFAQSGRLSGIGVLNQGIGGNRVLASRARGANALARFDRDVLSFPNVKWISVLEGINDIGWPETMLAGSQEAVAVESLIAAYRQIIARARLNGIKVLLGTLPPFGGAFEGLPLKTFYSAFKERDRQAVNAWIRTSGEADVVVDFERALADPANPSRLLAAFDCGDGLHPSDDGYAEMAKVFEKAFEGLLVG, from the coding sequence ATGGAACACTGGATCGGAACCTGGAGCGCCAGCCCGATGAATGTCTGGCCCGGAGACGCCGTGCTCTACGGCTTCCACCAGCAGACGGTGCGCCAGGTGTTGCGCGTCAGCAAGGGCGGCGAGAGGTTGCGATTGAGGCTGTCCAACGAATATGGCGCCTCGCCGATCCGGATCGGCGCCGCTACCGTGGCCCTTGCCGCGAAGGAGGGCGCGGTCGATGCCGCGACGATCCGGCATGTGACATTCGGCGGCGAGAGGCAGGCCGATCTGGCGCCCGGCGCGCCGCTGCTCAGCGACCCGATCGAGCTCAAGGTTCCCGATCTCGGACAGATTGCGATCAGCCTTTATTTCCCCGACTTCGCGCCGATCGAGACCTATCACTACGAGGCGCAACAGACCGCTTATATCTCCGAGTTCGGCGATTTCGCCGAAGCGCCCGAATTGCCGGTGCAGCAGACCTCGACCAGCCGTTATTTCCTCAGCGCCGTCCTGGTCGAGAGCGGGCCGGGCAGTGGCTCGCTGGTTTGCCTCGGCGATTCCATCACCGACGGCTTCGGCTCGAGCATCGACGGCAATGCGCGCTGGCCGGACCGGCTGGCGGAGCGGTTCGCCCAAAGCGGCCGGCTGTCGGGCATCGGCGTCCTCAACCAGGGGATCGGCGGCAACCGCGTGCTCGCCAGCCGTGCCCGCGGCGCTAACGCGCTCGCCCGCTTCGACCGCGACGTGCTGAGCTTTCCGAACGTCAAATGGATTTCGGTGCTGGAAGGCATCAACGACATCGGCTGGCCGGAAACCATGCTTGCCGGAAGCCAAGAGGCAGTCGCTGTCGAAAGCCTGATCGCGGCCTACCGGCAGATCATCGCCCGCGCCCGCCTCAACGGCATCAAGGTGCTGCTCGGCACGCTGCCGCCTTTCGGCGGCGCGTTCGAGGGCCTGCCGCTAAAGACCTTCTACTCGGCGTTCAAGGAGCGCGACCGACAGGCGGTGAACGCCTGGATCAGGACATCCGGCGAAGCCGATGTCGTCGTCGATTTCGAGCGCGCGCTGGCCGATCCTGCCAATCCGTCCAGGCTGCTCGCCGCCTTCGATTGCGGCGACGGCCTGCATCCGTCCGATGACGGTTACGCCGAAATGGCCAAGGTGTTCGAGAAAGCTTTCGAGGGTTTGCTGGTAGGCTGA
- a CDS encoding dihydrodipicolinate synthase family protein yields MNANVFSGCMPALMTPCTNDRLPDFDPLVRKGRELIAAGMSAVVYCGSMGDWPLLSDEQRMEGVERLVKAGVPVIVGTGAVNTASAVAHAAHAQKVGARGLMVIPRVLSRGPSVTAQRHHFKAILAAAPDLPAVIYNSPYYGFATRADLFFALRAEHPNLVGFKEFGGPADLRYAAENITSRDDEVALMIGVDTAVFHGFVNCGASGAITGIGNVLPKEVLHLVGLSRAAAKGDAEARRLALELDAALGVLSSFDEGPDLVLYFKHMMVLKGNPEYRLHFNETDALTDSQRGYAEAQLKLFDAWYAQWSRQPAMARYAA; encoded by the coding sequence ATGAACGCCAATGTCTTTTCCGGCTGCATGCCGGCGCTGATGACGCCTTGCACGAATGATCGCCTCCCCGACTTCGACCCGCTCGTGCGCAAGGGACGCGAGCTGATCGCCGCCGGCATGTCGGCGGTCGTCTATTGCGGCTCCATGGGCGATTGGCCATTGCTGAGCGACGAGCAGCGCATGGAAGGCGTCGAGCGGCTGGTGAAAGCCGGCGTGCCGGTGATCGTCGGCACCGGAGCGGTCAACACCGCCAGTGCCGTAGCCCACGCCGCCCATGCCCAGAAGGTCGGCGCACGCGGCCTGATGGTGATCCCGCGCGTCCTGTCGCGCGGACCGTCGGTGACGGCGCAGCGCCACCACTTCAAGGCGATCCTCGCCGCCGCCCCCGACCTGCCGGCTGTCATCTACAACAGCCCTTATTACGGCTTTGCCACGCGCGCCGATCTGTTCTTCGCGCTGCGCGCCGAACATCCGAACCTGGTTGGCTTCAAGGAGTTCGGCGGACCGGCGGATTTGCGCTACGCGGCGGAAAACATCACCAGCCGCGATGATGAGGTTGCGCTGATGATCGGCGTCGACACCGCCGTCTTCCACGGTTTCGTCAATTGCGGCGCCTCCGGCGCCATCACCGGCATCGGCAACGTGCTGCCGAAGGAAGTGCTGCATCTCGTGGGTCTCAGCCGGGCGGCGGCGAAGGGCGACGCCGAAGCGCGCCGGCTGGCGCTGGAGCTGGACGCCGCGCTTGGCGTGCTCTCGTCCTTCGACGAGGGTCCGGACCTGGTGCTCTATTTCAAGCACATGATGGTGCTCAAGGGTAACCCCGAATACCGGCTTCACTTCAACGAGACGGACGCCCTGACCGACAGCCAGCGCGGCTATGCCGAGGCCCAGCTCAAGCTGTTCGACGCCTGGTATGCCCAGTGGTCGAGGCAGCCTGCTATGGCAAGATACGCTGCCTGA
- a CDS encoding TetR/AcrR family transcriptional regulator codes for MLSDSSVEDVVRRSGLTGNTKVTREDWMKLALETLISEGVEAVRVLALGQKLNVSRSSFYWYFKSRQDLLDQLLDHWRNNNTRFIVEQAGRPAASITQAVLNVFECWLDEALFNPRLDFAVRAWSRQSAEVHRIVTEEDDARVDAIRAMFSRHGYEATEAFVRARVLYFTQIGYYSLEIVEPVSNRLSLTPAYLLTHTGEAPRKGEVEAFAEKVRRRTAQAGRPD; via the coding sequence ATGCTCTCCGATTCCAGTGTTGAAGACGTCGTGCGCCGGTCCGGTCTGACCGGCAACACCAAGGTGACGCGCGAGGACTGGATGAAGCTCGCGCTGGAGACGCTGATCTCAGAGGGCGTCGAGGCCGTGCGCGTGCTTGCGCTCGGGCAGAAACTGAACGTCTCCCGCTCCAGCTTCTACTGGTATTTCAAGAGCCGCCAGGACCTGCTGGATCAGCTTCTGGACCATTGGCGCAACAACAACACCCGTTTCATCGTCGAGCAGGCGGGCCGGCCCGCCGCGTCGATAACGCAGGCCGTGCTCAACGTCTTCGAGTGCTGGCTGGATGAGGCGCTGTTCAATCCGCGGCTGGATTTCGCCGTGCGCGCCTGGTCGCGCCAGTCCGCCGAAGTGCACCGGATCGTGACCGAGGAGGACGACGCGCGCGTCGATGCCATCCGCGCGATGTTTTCAAGGCACGGCTATGAAGCCACGGAAGCATTCGTGCGGGCGCGCGTGTTGTATTTCACGCAGATCGGCTACTACTCGCTCGAGATCGTCGAGCCGGTGAGCAACCGTCTGTCGCTCACACCGGCTTACCTGCTCACGCACACGGGCGAAGCACCTCGCAAAGGAGAGGTGGAAGCCTTTGCCGAAAAGGTGCGGCGGCGCACCGCGCAGGCGGGCAGACCCGACTGA